One Mycoavidus sp. HKI genomic region harbors:
- the tolQ gene encoding protein TolQ: protein MSATQDLSIFSLVLHASVLAQAVMALLLALSLTSWTFIFRKWFALRNARAQTERFEHNFWAGGDLQALYHSTVEHRHSTGALARIFETGMREFLKAKEKNMTDASAILDNARRAMRAAFQREMDALEANLSFLASVGSVSPYIGLLGTVWGIMNSFRGLANVQQASLANVAPGIAEALVATAIGLFAAIPAVVAYNRYAHDIDRLSMRFETFIEEFSNILQRHTHA from the coding sequence ATGTCTGCCACCCAAGATTTATCAATCTTTTCTCTCGTTCTGCATGCTAGCGTATTGGCGCAAGCCGTTATGGCATTACTGCTCGCGCTATCGTTAACGTCATGGACATTTATTTTCAGAAAATGGTTTGCTTTACGCAACGCGCGCGCGCAAACCGAGCGTTTTGAACATAATTTTTGGGCCGGAGGGGATTTGCAGGCGCTCTATCATAGTACCGTTGAGCACCGTCATAGCACCGGCGCGCTGGCCCGGATTTTTGAAACCGGCATGCGCGAATTCTTAAAAGCAAAAGAAAAAAATATGACTGACGCCAGCGCCATTCTAGACAATGCCCGGCGTGCAATGCGGGCGGCTTTTCAGCGCGAAATGGATGCGCTTGAAGCCAATCTCTCTTTTTTAGCTTCAGTAGGTTCTGTCAGTCCGTATATCGGCCTGCTTGGCACGGTGTGGGGCATTATGAATTCATTTCGCGGCTTAGCCAACGTCCAGCAGGCCAGCCTCGCCAACGTTGCGCCCGGCATTGCCGAAGCACTGGTCGCTACTGCGATTGGTTTATTTGCGGCCATTCCAGCAGTCGTTGCCTACAATCGCTACGCGCATGATATAGACCGGCTATCGATGCGCTTTGAAACTTTTATTGAAGAATTTTCAAATATTTTGCAACGACACACTCACGCCTAG
- the tolR gene encoding protein TolR: MPATSIRSTRRSRRAMAEINVVPYIDVMLVLLVIFMVTAPLVAPSIIHLPSVNNATPAPHAPPIIVNIRANGELSVRYKSGGKMREDTLSKTELDTFLQKQQHLVPEQPVVIAADKNTQYQTVMTVMSDLKTRGIKRVGLYVQASK; encoded by the coding sequence ATGCCCGCCACTTCTATCCGATCTACGAGGCGTAGCCGCCGCGCCATGGCTGAGATTAATGTCGTGCCTTATATTGATGTGATGCTCGTATTGCTTGTCATCTTTATGGTGACAGCACCACTTGTCGCCCCTTCAATCATCCATTTGCCAAGCGTTAACAACGCTACACCCGCACCCCATGCGCCACCTATTATCGTCAATATCCGCGCTAACGGAGAACTATCCGTACGCTATAAAAGTGGCGGTAAGATGCGCGAAGACACTCTGTCCAAGACTGAGTTGGATACCTTCCTACAAAAACAGCAGCACTTAGTGCCCGAACAACCCGTGGTGATTGCAGCCGATAAAAATACCCAATATCAGACCGTGATGACCGTCATGTCCGATCTAAAAACTCGGGGTATCAAACGCGTCGGCTTATACGTTCAAGCTTCCAAATGA
- the glyA gene encoding serine hydroxymethyltransferase has product MFDKTKYTIASIDPELWQAIQQEDQRQEAHIELIASENYTSPAVMAAQGSQLTNKYAEGYPGKRYYGGCEYVDKVEQLALDRVKMLFGAEAANVQPNSGSQANQGVFFAMLKPGDTIMGMSLAHGGHLTHGSPVNMSGKWFNVVSYGLNDAEDIDYEAAAQLAKKHSPKLIIAGASAFSLQIDFARLASIAKSVGAYFMVDMAHYAGLIAAGLYPNPVPHADFVTTTTHKSLRGPRGGVILMKAEHEKAINSAIFPGIQGGPLMHVIGAKAVAFQEALLPEFKQYQQQVLDNARVLAETLVKRGLRIVSGRTESHVMLVDLRAKHITGKVAEAALGEAHITVNKNAIPNDPEKPFVTSGIRLGSPAMTTRGFKTAEAEQVGHLVADVLDAPHDSATLERVRSQVAALTKRFPVYL; this is encoded by the coding sequence ATGTTTGACAAAACGAAGTACACCATTGCAAGTATCGATCCTGAATTATGGCAGGCAATCCAACAAGAAGACCAGCGGCAAGAGGCGCATATTGAGCTGATTGCATCGGAAAACTATACCAGCCCGGCGGTGATGGCAGCGCAAGGGTCGCAATTGACGAATAAATATGCGGAAGGTTATCCGGGCAAGCGTTATTACGGCGGCTGTGAATATGTCGATAAGGTTGAGCAACTGGCGCTTGATCGGGTCAAAATGCTATTTGGCGCTGAGGCGGCAAATGTGCAACCTAATTCTGGCTCGCAGGCCAATCAGGGGGTGTTTTTTGCCATGTTAAAGCCGGGCGACACCATTATGGGGATGAGTTTGGCGCATGGTGGACACTTAACGCATGGTTCGCCTGTCAATATGTCGGGTAAATGGTTCAATGTGGTGAGTTATGGGTTAAATGATGCTGAAGATATCGACTATGAAGCAGCGGCCCAACTGGCTAAAAAACATTCTCCAAAATTAATCATTGCCGGCGCCTCAGCATTTTCATTGCAGATTGATTTTGCCCGGCTGGCGAGTATCGCGAAGTCGGTCGGCGCTTATTTTATGGTGGACATGGCTCATTACGCCGGCTTGATTGCCGCAGGTCTTTACCCCAATCCAGTGCCGCATGCCGATTTTGTGACGACGACTACGCATAAGAGCTTGCGTGGTCCGCGCGGTGGTGTCATCTTGATGAAAGCCGAACACGAGAAAGCCATTAATTCGGCCATTTTTCCGGGCATTCAAGGTGGCCCGTTGATGCATGTGATTGGTGCTAAAGCGGTCGCGTTTCAGGAAGCACTGTTGCCAGAATTCAAGCAATATCAGCAGCAAGTGCTAGACAATGCACGCGTGCTGGCGGAAACCCTCGTGAAACGAGGCTTGCGGATTGTTTCGGGGCGTACTGAAAGTCACGTGATGCTGGTTGACCTGCGTGCTAAGCACATTACGGGTAAGGTGGCCGAAGCTGCATTAGGTGAGGCGCATATCACGGTGAATAAAAATGCGATTCCTAATGACCCTGAAAAGCCCTTTGTGACAAGTGGTATCCGCCTAGGTTCTCCGGCCATGACAACGCGTGGTTTCAAAACTGCCGAAGCTGAGCAAGTGGGTCATTTGGTGGCCGATGTGTTGGATGCGCCTCATGATAGTGCCACGCTTGAACGGGTGCGGAGCCAGGTCGCCGCGTTGACCAAGCGCTTTCCAGTTTATCTTTAA
- a CDS encoding SDR family oxidoreductase produces the protein MIVLITGASAGFGQAIAKTFARAGHRIIATARRADRLQALADEVGEHLLPITLDVRDHDAIAALPSSLPPAFAEVDVLVNNAGLALGLAPAQQADLNDWQTVIDTNINGLVRMTHAFLPGMVERNRGHIINVSSIAANYAYPGSNIYGASKAFVRHFSLNLRADLAGTALRVTDIQPGLCGGTEFSNVRFRGDDEKATALYQNAQPLTAEDIAETIYWIANRPAHVNVNTIELMPVTQSFSALTVHRE, from the coding sequence ATGATCGTACTCATTACTGGCGCTTCCGCCGGCTTTGGTCAGGCCATTGCGAAAACCTTTGCGCGTGCAGGCCATCGCATCATAGCAACCGCCCGCCGGGCTGACCGCTTACAAGCGCTAGCCGATGAAGTTGGCGAGCACTTACTGCCGATCACGCTTGATGTACGTGACCATGACGCCATCGCCGCCCTACCTAGCTCACTGCCCCCGGCCTTTGCCGAGGTCGATGTCCTCGTCAACAATGCCGGCCTAGCGCTCGGCTTGGCGCCGGCGCAACAGGCTGACCTGAATGACTGGCAGACCGTCATAGACACGAATATCAATGGCCTGGTACGAATGACCCATGCCTTTTTGCCTGGGATGGTTGAACGTAACCGAGGCCATATCATTAATGTGAGTTCAATTGCCGCCAATTACGCCTATCCAGGCAGTAATATCTACGGCGCCAGCAAAGCTTTTGTGCGGCACTTCAGCCTCAATTTACGCGCTGACCTAGCCGGCACCGCATTACGCGTGACAGATATTCAACCCGGCTTATGCGGCGGTACCGAGTTTTCAAATGTGCGTTTTAGGGGCGATGATGAAAAAGCCACCGCGCTCTATCAAAATGCACAGCCGTTAACGGCAGAAGATATTGCCGAAACAATCTATTGGATCGCCAACCGTCCCGCGCATGTTAACGTTAACACCATCGAACTGATGCCCGTTACGCAATCATTTAGCGCCTTAACGGTGCACCGGGAATAG